GCTGGCCCGACGGACGGCCGCGCGAGTTGAGCGACGCCGAGCGCTACAGTCGCGACTTCGGCGGCGCCAACTGGCTCGACCAGCGGGTGAAGGCGCAGGCCTACGAGGACCGTGATCCCGTCGTGCTCGTCGTTGGCGGCGGGCAAGCGGGCCTTGCCACCGCCGCGCGCCTGCGGGCGCTGGGCGTGGATACTCTGATCGTCGATCGTCACCAGCGGATCGGTGACAACTGGCGGCGGCGCTATCACTCGCTCACCCTGCACAACGAGGTGCACGTCAATCACCTGCCGCTGATGCCGTTCCCGCCAACTTTCCCGGTGTTCATTCCCAAGGACAAGCTGGCGAACTGGTTCGAGTCCTATGTCGAGAATCTCGATCTCAACTACTGGACCGACACGCAGCTCACCTCGGGCCACTACGACGAGGGCGCGCAGCGCTGGACGGTGACGCTGAAGCGTGGCGACGGGACGGAGCGCGTGCTGCATCCGCGCCATGTCGTCTTCGCCACCGGCGTGAGCGCCATTCCGATCAAGCCGTCGCTGCCGGGTCTCGACTCCTTCACCGGCACGGTGATGCATTCCGGTGCCTATACGAACGGCGCGGCCTGGAAGGGACGCAAGGCGATCGTGGTCGGCACCGGCAACAGCGGCCACGACGTGGCACAGGATCTCTGCGCAAGCGGGGCCCATGTCACCATGGTGCAGCGCAGCCCGACCTATGTCGTGTCGATCCGCGAGGCCCAGAAGGTGTACTCGATCTACACCGAGGGCCTGCCGTTCGAGGATTGCGACCTGCTGGCCGCCGCCTCGCCCCATGCGGTGCTGCAGCGCGCCTACCAGCTCTCTACCGCCGAGATGCGCGGGATCGACCGCGATCTGCTGTCGGGACTGGAGAAACGTGGTTTCCGCCTGACGTTTGGCGAGGACGATACCGGCTTCCAGATGATGTATCTGCGCCGCGGCGGCGGCTACTACTTCAACGTCGGCTGCTCCGATATGATCATCGACGGGCGCATCGAGCTGATGCAGTACGACGACATAGACCGGTTCGAAGCCGGCGGCGTGCGCCTGAAGGACGGCACCTTGCACGAGGCCGAGCTGGTGGTCGTTGCCACCGGCTACAAGAACCAGCAGGAGACGGTACGCGCCTTCCTGGGCGACGCGGTGGCCGACCGGATCGGTCCCGTGTGGGGCTTCGACGAGGGCGGCGAACTCGCCAACATGTTCAAGCCGACGCCTCAGCCCGGCCTCTGGTTCATCGCCGGCAGTCTGGCCCAGTGCCGCATCTACTCGCGCTATCTCTCGTTGCAGATCAAGGCGCGGGAAGAGGGGCTGATCGCTTGACGCTCGAAGCGTCTCATTGGAGCGCGCCACTCCAGTAACGCTCAAGCTTCGTCGGTGGTCAAAGGCATGAGCGCAACTGGAGTTGCGCGCTCCCTTGACTCTAAATGAACTGGCGGATTGCCGCGATGACCACTAGCGCGCCGATCGCCATGACGGCGCTGCCAAGCGAGATCACGTAGAGCGCGCGGCCCGGCGACAGGCGGCCCATGTGGGCGGCGATCCAGAAGAAGGGATCGTTGACGTGGCAGATCGCCATCGAGCCCGCGCCGATCGCGGCGGCGGCGATGGCGCGGCCCGAGGCGCTGTCGAGGCCGAGCGCGGGCAGCATCGGCTCGACCATGCCCGAGGCGGTGAGCACGGCAGTGAGCGAGTTGCCCTGCATCGTCTTCACGATGGCAGCTGCCAGGAAGGGCGTCAGCACGCCGTAGCGCGGGTGCAGCGCATATTCGGCCAGCAGCTCCGACATGCCGGTCTCGTCGAACACGCGGGCGAGGCCGCCCGACGCGCCGACTGCCAGCAGCAAGGGCGCCCAGGACCGGCCGGCCAGCGCCGAGGGCTCCCAGCGACGCGCCAGGACGATCGCGAGCGTGATCGCGATGGCCGTCAGCATCAGCGGCTTGGAGATGCCGATGTAGAGTTCGCGCGAGCCGCCCTTGCCCAGCGGCTCGCTCGGCATCTGGGCGACCGACTGCAGCACGAGCAGCACCAGCGGGATGCCAATGCACAGCCAGGCCCAGGAGAGCTGCCCTTCGACCGGCGTCGATGGCACTTGCCGCGCGACATGCCACCAGCCCAGGGCGACGGCCGCCGCGGCGACGGGCAGCGCGATCATGAATTCGGTGCGGATGTTGGCCTTCATCACCGACGCTGCCGCAACGGCCAGCGGTGAGGGGGCGAGCAAGGCCGCGACGGCCAGGAGGGTGAGGGCGAGGCCCAGCGCGCGGCGCGGTGCGTCCTGACCCGCCGGCTGCAGCAGCGCCAGCCCGCCCGAGGCCGAGGCGCCCAGGCCTGCCACGATGCCGGCGGCGGCCGACGTGCCGGTACCGAGCGGCGTGCGCAGCAACAGGGAGCCCACCAGCGCGCCTGCGACGACGAGCAGGCCGGTCTGCTCCAGCGCCGTCGTGAAGCCCAGTCCGAAGGCCTTGCCGACCGACTGGAAGGTCATGTCCGCGGCGATGCCATAGACGACGACCGTGGCCATGATCGCCAGGAAGGCCGGCAGGCGTACCCGCTGGATCAGGAAGACGATGGCGGCGACGGCGATCGGGAGCAGGAGGGAGGCGAGAATCATGACGGGACGAACCTTACTGGCCTGCTACAGTCCCGTCATGCGCCTCCTCGTCGCTCTCCTGATCCTGTTCGGTCTCGTCGCGCCCGCCGCGCAGGCCGAGGCGCTGGTTCGCATCGAGGGCAAGAACTTCGTGGAGCCCGACGGCCGCATCCTGCGCCTCAAGGGAATCAGCCTCGGCAACTGGCTGATGCCCGAAGGTTATATGTTCAAGTTCGAGGTCGCGAAGTCGCCACGCCAGATCTACGGCGCGTTCGACCGACTGCTGGGACCCGAACGCGCCGCCGATTTCTGGCGGCAGTATCGCGACCGCTACGTCACCGAGGACGATATCCGCTTCATCAAGTCGGTCGGTTTCAACATGGTGCGGGTGCCGCTGCACTGGCGGCTGTTCATGGGGGCCGACGGCGAGATCGGGGGCGAGGGCTGGTCGCTGCTCGACCGCGTGGTCGGCTGGGCCACCGCCGCCGGGCTCTACGTGATCCCCGACCTTCATGCGGCGCCAGGCGGACAGACCGGCATCAACCACGATGACGGGCCGGGCTATCCGCTCATGTTCTATGTGCGTCGCGATCGCGATCTCACGGTGAAGCTGTGGCGCGCCGTGGCGCAGCGCTATCGCGGAAACCCGGCGATCCTGGGCTACGACATCCTGAACGAGCCGATCGCGCCCTATCACGACGTGGCGACGCTGAACGCGCGGCTCGAACCCTTCTACAAGCGCGCGACGGCGGCGATCCGCGACGTCGATCCCGAGCGCATCGTGATCCTGGCGGGCGGCCAGTGGAGCTCGAGCTTCGCGATGTTCGGTCCGCCCTTCGCGAAGAACCTCGCTTACACCTACCATTCGTTCTGGGCGTCGACGAAGCGCGACTCGATCCAGCGGCACCTGAACTTCGCCAACCTTTACGACGTGCCGCTGTTCCTCGGCGAGACCGGCGAACTGACCGACGAATGGAACGAGCGCTTTCGCCGCCTGCACGAGATGCACGACATCGGCTGGTCGTTCTGGACCTACAAGAACCTCGACACGCCATCGACCATCGTCTCGATCACGCGACCCGACGGTTGGAAGGAGATCGTGGCCTATGCCGACGGCGCCACGAAGGAGAAGCCGTCGCCTGAGTTGATCGATCGCGCCGTCGCGCAGTACCTCGACGGGATACGGTTCAGGAACGGCACGGTGCGCTGGAGCTACCTGGCCTCGCTTGGCCTGAAGAGTGCTCCGTAGACAATCATCTTCCTCCCCATTCAAATGAGGAGGTCGTCGTCTTGCGACGACGGAGGGGTCAAGAGGCGGTCGTTCGTTCTTCTTCGCTCCCAGGCATCGCAAGGCGATGTCCTGCTGCTACCGAGCTGAGCTTCGCTCGGACCATGACCCCATCGCCCCGTATGACGGGGCACTTCCCCATCTGAATGGGCAAGCGGTTGATCTCCGGCGGTTCAGTGTCCGCGGCGCCACTGCCGTCCGGACGAGCCCGGCTTGCCGATGCCCAGAAGCGCCGACATGCGCGCTTCCACCGAATCGCGGAAGCGGATCCAGTTGCCCTTGCTGCCGGGCGACTCGGCATCGAGCGCGCGGCGGACCAGCGCCTTCGAGTTCGCATGCCGCCAGTCGCCGAACGCGGCGCGGATGGAGGTCGCCTCCTCGTCGAGCATGCGCTCGACCAGGCGGAGGATGTGGTTGCGGATCGGGCCCCAGTCCTTCGTCGAGGAATTGTAGGTGCCGCCCATGACGGTCGCGTTCGAATGCTTGTTGGAGCCGTGCATGCGATAGGCGTAGAGCGCGTCGTGGATAGCGACGGATCCCGTGAGCAACCCGGCGAAGGTCGACAGGTAATAGTCGAGATAGAGCTTCAGGTCGCTGTCGGGCACGACCAGCACGAGGTCCACGAAACTGCGCCGGAACATCATGCTCGCCATGCTGTTCGTGGCACTGAGCGACGTCCATTGCGGATGGAACGTCACCCGTCCGTTGGTCGGGAAAGTAAAATCGCCGGTTGCCGGATCGATGCGCGGCACGACATTGGAGTCGAAGGCCTTGCTGGACGCCTCGCCCTTGTCGAACCACCAGGCGGTGCCTGCCAGGAGGCGATCGTCGGCGTCGATGATGTGCGAATCGCAATAGGTGAGCGACACGGGAAACGCGGCGTTCATGTGCACGCACAGATGCCGCTCGATGAAATTTTCGTACCACTTGTCGTCGGAATCGAGGAAGCCGACGAACGGCGTATCCAGTTCCGCGAGGCCGCGCTTGATGGCGCCGGTCTGCCCCACATTGGCGTCGAGGCGGATGTAGTTGAACCGGGAATCGTTCAGGCGCGACAGGCAGCTGCGGATTTCCTCGTCCGATCCGTCGGTCGAGGCATCGTCAATCACGATCGTGCGCAGGTCGCGGCAGGACTGGCGCGCGACCGATTCGATCGCCCGTCCCACGAAGGCGCCGTTGTTGTAGTTGGCAATCACCACTCCGACCGGAGGCGTTGAAGGCATACTGACTGGTTCCGTGTGACTTGATTGAACTCTGGGCGGGGCGGTCGCACCGATCCTGCGGCGGCAGATTGAAGATGGGCGACGATGGCGGCCACTGCAACCTCGAGCGGATGCCTAGGTTTGGCCTGCCATTGCCCATCCGTAAAGACTCTGATTCGCAGTCAAAAGCGGTTTTTTGCAGTCGAAAGGGAGAGACAGCCGCAGTTTGTCGATGGTAGTGGGTCTGGTCGGCTCGCCGTCCGGGGACGGCCGGGCTGCCGCCAAAGGATCAGACGAGAATGGCGCAGGCCCCATCTCCTGCCGGATCGCCACGCACCGAGCTGGCGGAAACACTAAAGTCGTGCCGCTCCTCCTATCTGGGCGTCGCGGTTTTTACAGCCGTCCTGAACGTCCTGTATCTCACCGGCTCCTTCTTCATGCTGCAGGTCTACGACCGGGTGCTGCCGAGCCGCAGCGTTCCGACCCTGGTCGCACTGTGCGTGCTGGCGCTCGGCCTCTACGGTTTCCAGGCGGTGCTGGACATCGTCCGCAACAGGGTCCTGATCCGGATCGCCGGCGGGTTCAGCGAGGCGCTGGACCGCCGAATTTATCATCTGCTGGTCAAGCTGCCGCTGCGGGCGCCGCAGATGAGCGGCTTCGAGCCGGTCCGCGACCTCGACGCCATCAGGACGTTCATGTCCGGCGGCGGCCCGCCGGCCCTGTTCGACCTGCCCTGGATGCCGCTCTACCTCGGCATTTGTTACCTGTTCCATCCGCTGATCGGCCTGACGGCGACCGTCGGTGCCCTGATCCTGGTCGTCATCACCTTCCTGACCGAGGTCAAGGTTCGACAGCCCTCGATCGAGGTTTCGTCGCTTTCCAGCAAGCGGAGCGGGCTGGCCGAGGCC
This DNA window, taken from Reyranella humidisoli, encodes the following:
- a CDS encoding flavin-containing monooxygenase; the protein is MSVQFAETPDEAGEIAARWLDSFGAALQAQDAVAVAATFISDGHWRDVLAFTWDVVTHSGRTAIEAALAPVLARTAARDVHIPAMRTPPRRVKRAGIDCIETIFEFETAFGRANAVARLVDDGGTWRAWSLLTTLEELHGWPDGRPRELSDAERYSRDFGGANWLDQRVKAQAYEDRDPVVLVVGGGQAGLATAARLRALGVDTLIVDRHQRIGDNWRRRYHSLTLHNEVHVNHLPLMPFPPTFPVFIPKDKLANWFESYVENLDLNYWTDTQLTSGHYDEGAQRWTVTLKRGDGTERVLHPRHVVFATGVSAIPIKPSLPGLDSFTGTVMHSGAYTNGAAWKGRKAIVVGTGNSGHDVAQDLCASGAHVTMVQRSPTYVVSIREAQKVYSIYTEGLPFEDCDLLAAASPHAVLQRAYQLSTAEMRGIDRDLLSGLEKRGFRLTFGEDDTGFQMMYLRRGGGYYFNVGCSDMIIDGRIELMQYDDIDRFEAGGVRLKDGTLHEAELVVVATGYKNQQETVRAFLGDAVADRIGPVWGFDEGGELANMFKPTPQPGLWFIAGSLAQCRIYSRYLSLQIKAREEGLIA
- a CDS encoding GntT/GntP/DsdX family permease, with the protein product MILASLLLPIAVAAIVFLIQRVRLPAFLAIMATVVVYGIAADMTFQSVGKAFGLGFTTALEQTGLLVVAGALVGSLLLRTPLGTGTSAAAGIVAGLGASASGGLALLQPAGQDAPRRALGLALTLLAVAALLAPSPLAVAAASVMKANIRTEFMIALPVAAAAVALGWWHVARQVPSTPVEGQLSWAWLCIGIPLVLLVLQSVAQMPSEPLGKGGSRELYIGISKPLMLTAIAITLAIVLARRWEPSALAGRSWAPLLLAVGASGGLARVFDETGMSELLAEYALHPRYGVLTPFLAAAIVKTMQGNSLTAVLTASGMVEPMLPALGLDSASGRAIAAAAIGAGSMAICHVNDPFFWIAAHMGRLSPGRALYVISLGSAVMAIGALVVIAAIRQFI
- a CDS encoding glycoside hydrolase family 5 protein, which produces MTGRTLLACYSPVMRLLVALLILFGLVAPAAQAEALVRIEGKNFVEPDGRILRLKGISLGNWLMPEGYMFKFEVAKSPRQIYGAFDRLLGPERAADFWRQYRDRYVTEDDIRFIKSVGFNMVRVPLHWRLFMGADGEIGGEGWSLLDRVVGWATAAGLYVIPDLHAAPGGQTGINHDDGPGYPLMFYVRRDRDLTVKLWRAVAQRYRGNPAILGYDILNEPIAPYHDVATLNARLEPFYKRATAAIRDVDPERIVILAGGQWSSSFAMFGPPFAKNLAYTYHSFWASTKRDSIQRHLNFANLYDVPLFLGETGELTDEWNERFRRLHEMHDIGWSFWTYKNLDTPSTIVSITRPDGWKEIVAYADGATKEKPSPELIDRAVAQYLDGIRFRNGTVRWSYLASLGLKSAP
- a CDS encoding glycosyltransferase family 2 protein, translating into MPSTPPVGVVIANYNNGAFVGRAIESVARQSCRDLRTIVIDDASTDGSDEEIRSCLSRLNDSRFNYIRLDANVGQTGAIKRGLAELDTPFVGFLDSDDKWYENFIERHLCVHMNAAFPVSLTYCDSHIIDADDRLLAGTAWWFDKGEASSKAFDSNVVPRIDPATGDFTFPTNGRVTFHPQWTSLSATNSMASMMFRRSFVDLVLVVPDSDLKLYLDYYLSTFAGLLTGSVAIHDALYAYRMHGSNKHSNATVMGGTYNSSTKDWGPIRNHILRLVERMLDEEATSIRAAFGDWRHANSKALVRRALDAESPGSKGNWIRFRDSVEARMSALLGIGKPGSSGRQWRRGH